In Prescottella soli, a genomic segment contains:
- a CDS encoding SDR family oxidoreductase: MTRYPEIALPGARVLVTGAGRGIGRATAHAFASRGAAVALADIDRVAVEDAAAGVGTPHMLDVRSRTSWDACVAEVGEIDILVNNAGVMPVGGFLDESDATGEMTLDVNVWGPIHGMRTVVPGMIGRGRGHVVNVASLAGKIAIPGLAVYNASKYAAVGLSAAARLEFADHGVSVSAVLPSAVRTTLTSGIPLGKGLPTVDPEDIAAAVVRTVRTRRAETPVPGYLAALDVGLAVAPEPLMRLIRRVVGGQRALTSVDPTARAGYDARLRRTEGR; this comes from the coding sequence GTGACGAGGTATCCCGAGATCGCTCTCCCGGGCGCGCGGGTGCTCGTGACCGGCGCCGGGCGGGGCATCGGGCGCGCCACCGCGCACGCGTTCGCGTCCCGCGGTGCCGCAGTCGCCCTCGCCGACATCGACCGGGTCGCCGTGGAGGACGCCGCCGCGGGCGTCGGCACGCCCCACATGCTCGACGTGCGGTCCCGGACGTCGTGGGACGCGTGCGTCGCCGAGGTCGGGGAGATCGACATCCTCGTCAACAACGCCGGGGTGATGCCGGTCGGCGGGTTCCTCGACGAGTCGGACGCCACGGGGGAGATGACCCTCGACGTCAACGTGTGGGGGCCGATTCACGGCATGCGGACCGTGGTGCCCGGCATGATCGGCCGCGGCCGCGGGCACGTCGTCAACGTCGCGTCGCTGGCCGGCAAGATCGCGATCCCCGGGCTCGCCGTGTACAACGCGAGCAAGTATGCGGCCGTGGGACTCTCGGCCGCCGCCCGGCTGGAGTTCGCCGACCACGGCGTCAGCGTCTCCGCGGTGCTGCCGAGCGCGGTCCGCACGACGTTGACGTCGGGCATCCCGCTCGGGAAGGGGCTGCCGACCGTCGACCCCGAGGACATCGCCGCCGCCGTCGTGCGCACCGTCCGCACCCGCCGCGCCGAGACTCCCGTGCCCGGCTACCTCGCGGCCCTCGACGTCGGACTCGCGGTGGCGCCCGAGCCGCTGATGCGGCTGATCCGGCGGGTCGTTGGTGGTCAGCGTGCGCTGACGAGCGTCGACCCCACGGCGCGAGCCGGCTACGACGCGCGTCTGCGGCGGACCGAAGGTCGGTAA
- a CDS encoding tyrosine-protein phosphatase yields MTTSPGTSIPILSVPNLREIGGYRTRDGATVGFGRFYRSTDLSKVTVDDAARLAGLGLVTVFDLRTQSERDAAPDRAPASVREVPLDVLADKVRGSMAAQLQSVLEDPSILRQFLGDQHAMDLFLQTYRDLITLPSALASYSGMFTDLAAPDALPALVHCTTGKDRTGWATASLLLLLGVDEDDVFHDYLLTNEQLLPTFKQVFDKFAAAGGDPTMLELVLGVRAEYLQAALAQMRESFGSIEGYFADGLGIDAAGQDTIRAHLLEG; encoded by the coding sequence ATGACCACTTCGCCTGGCACGAGCATCCCGATCCTGTCCGTCCCGAACCTGCGCGAGATCGGTGGCTACCGCACCCGCGACGGCGCGACGGTCGGCTTCGGCCGCTTCTACCGGTCGACCGATCTGAGCAAGGTCACCGTGGACGACGCTGCCAGGCTTGCGGGCCTGGGTCTCGTGACGGTGTTCGATCTGCGGACCCAGTCCGAGCGCGACGCTGCCCCCGACCGGGCGCCGGCGTCGGTGCGTGAGGTCCCGCTCGATGTGCTGGCCGACAAGGTGCGCGGCTCGATGGCCGCGCAGCTGCAGTCCGTGCTGGAGGACCCGTCGATCCTCCGGCAGTTCCTCGGCGACCAGCACGCGATGGACCTCTTCCTGCAGACCTACCGCGACCTGATCACGCTGCCGAGCGCGCTCGCGTCCTACAGCGGGATGTTCACCGACCTCGCGGCGCCGGACGCCCTGCCGGCCCTCGTGCACTGCACCACCGGTAAGGACCGCACCGGCTGGGCCACGGCGTCGTTGCTCCTCCTGCTGGGCGTCGACGAAGACGACGTCTTCCACGACTACCTGCTCACCAACGAACAGTTGCTGCCGACGTTCAAGCAGGTCTTCGACAAGTTCGCCGCCGCCGGGGGCGATCCCACGATGCTCGAGCTGGTCCTCGGAGTCCGCGCCGAGTACCTCCAGGCCGCGCTGGCGCAGATGCGGGAGAGCTTCGGCTCGATCGAGGGCTACTTCGCCGACGGCCTCGGCATCGACGCGGCGGGACAGGACACGATCCGCGCCCACCTGCTCGAGGGCTGA
- a CDS encoding MBL fold metallo-hydrolase produces the protein MQITSVGHAGFHIQTEAGSILCDPWVNPAYFASWFPFPDNTGLDWDTLGNVDYLYVSHLHKDHFDPETLARHVNKDATVLLPDYPVPDLERELRKLGFTKFFETQDSVKHTVSGPKGDLDVMIVALRAPADGPIGDSGLVVSDGETVCFNMNDARPVDMDPMLEAFGKIDIHLLQYSGAIWYPMVYDIPAGTKRNFGKQKRQRGMDRCRSYIEQVGATWVVPSAGPPVFLDDALRSLNDDHGDEGNIFPDQIVFLEQMRIHGNDGGLLMIPGSTVDIHGEKATLAHPIPDADVEKIFSDKAAYIEDMAQRMAPVIAAEKATWAPAEGEPLLGPLKAKFEPIMAQSDLICDGIGYPVGLVMGDETVVLDFPNRTVREPKDGDGKYRYGFRIAPELVRTVLRDDEPDWVNTIFLSTRFEAWRVGGYNEFLYTFFKCLTDERIAYADGWFSEAHDDSASIEVGGYEIQRRCPHLKADLSKFGVVDGANLTCNLHGWQWDLETGRCKTSKGHELRSTKLG, from the coding sequence GTGCAGATCACCAGCGTCGGACACGCCGGATTCCACATCCAGACCGAAGCGGGGTCGATTCTCTGCGACCCGTGGGTGAACCCCGCGTACTTCGCGTCGTGGTTCCCCTTCCCGGACAACACCGGACTGGACTGGGACACGCTCGGCAACGTCGACTACCTGTACGTCTCGCACCTGCACAAGGATCACTTCGATCCCGAGACGCTGGCCCGGCACGTCAACAAGGACGCGACCGTCCTGCTGCCGGACTACCCGGTGCCGGACCTCGAGCGCGAACTCCGCAAGCTGGGCTTCACCAAGTTCTTCGAGACCCAGGACTCGGTCAAGCACACGGTGTCCGGTCCCAAGGGCGACCTCGACGTCATGATCGTCGCGCTGCGGGCACCCGCCGACGGCCCGATCGGCGACTCCGGCCTGGTCGTCTCCGACGGCGAGACCGTGTGCTTCAACATGAACGACGCCCGCCCGGTCGACATGGATCCGATGCTCGAGGCGTTCGGCAAGATCGACATCCACCTGCTGCAGTACTCCGGCGCCATCTGGTACCCGATGGTCTACGACATCCCGGCCGGCACCAAGCGCAACTTCGGCAAGCAGAAGCGCCAGCGCGGCATGGACCGCTGCCGCAGCTACATCGAGCAGGTCGGCGCGACGTGGGTCGTGCCGTCGGCCGGCCCGCCGGTGTTCCTCGACGACGCGCTGCGTTCGCTCAATGACGATCACGGTGACGAGGGCAACATCTTCCCCGACCAGATCGTCTTCCTCGAGCAGATGCGGATCCACGGCAACGACGGCGGTCTGCTGATGATCCCCGGCTCGACGGTGGACATCCACGGCGAGAAGGCGACGCTCGCGCACCCGATCCCGGACGCCGACGTCGAGAAGATCTTCTCCGACAAGGCCGCCTACATCGAGGACATGGCGCAGCGGATGGCGCCGGTCATCGCGGCCGAGAAGGCCACGTGGGCGCCCGCCGAGGGCGAGCCGCTGCTCGGCCCGCTCAAGGCCAAGTTCGAGCCGATCATGGCGCAGTCCGACCTGATCTGCGACGGCATCGGCTACCCCGTCGGGCTGGTGATGGGGGACGAGACCGTCGTCCTCGACTTCCCGAACCGCACGGTGCGCGAGCCGAAGGACGGCGACGGCAAGTACCGCTACGGCTTCCGCATCGCGCCCGAGCTGGTGCGCACCGTCCTGCGCGACGACGAGCCGGACTGGGTCAACACGATCTTCCTGTCCACCCGCTTCGAGGCGTGGCGCGTCGGCGGCTACAACGAGTTCCTCTACACGTTCTTCAAGTGCCTCACCGACGAGCGCATCGCGTATGCCGACGGCTGGTTCTCCGAGGCCCACGACGACAGCGCCTCGATCGAGGTGGGCGGCTACGAGATCCAGCGCCGCTGCCCGCACCTCAAGGCCGACCTGAGCAAGTTCGGTGTCGTCGACGGTGCCAACCTCACCTGCAACCTGCACGGCTGGCAGTGGGACCTCGAGACCGGACGCTGCAAGACGTCCAAGGGACACGAACTGCGGTCGACGAAGCTGGGCTGA
- a CDS encoding patatin-like phospholipase family protein gives MTSSDTHLCRGLVIGCGGTLGAAWTVAALVAVRDALGWDPRDADVLMGTSAGAELVTMLGSGIGVDEILAMQLGESTHPVLSGHLAGAPGRFPPLPRPRLGSPGLLRRGLPTVTGLSGLLPEGGGDAGWLDRLANGLGAGGWVSHPDTWLVAMDYATGERVAFGAQGAPHATLSEALRASWAIPGWMPPVRIGGRRYVDGGAASTASADLLADRGLDEVIVLAPMASRGRVRGRGPAALERAVLRNWMSAGLDTECAALEASGTRVVRIDATADDLAVIGANFMDDRRRLATLEHSLRSTRTAVERALTTGDRA, from the coding sequence ATGACGTCGAGTGACACACATCTCTGTCGCGGTCTGGTGATCGGATGCGGGGGCACGCTCGGGGCGGCGTGGACCGTCGCGGCGCTGGTGGCGGTGCGCGACGCGCTCGGCTGGGACCCGCGCGACGCCGACGTCCTGATGGGTACCTCGGCGGGGGCCGAGCTGGTGACGATGCTGGGCAGCGGAATCGGTGTCGACGAGATCCTGGCGATGCAGTTGGGGGAGTCGACGCATCCCGTGCTCTCGGGGCATCTGGCCGGCGCGCCGGGTCGCTTCCCGCCGCTGCCGCGACCACGACTGGGCTCGCCCGGGCTACTGCGCCGGGGCCTGCCGACGGTGACCGGGCTCAGCGGGCTGCTCCCTGAGGGCGGCGGCGACGCGGGCTGGCTGGACCGGCTCGCGAACGGTCTCGGCGCCGGCGGCTGGGTCTCCCATCCCGACACCTGGCTGGTCGCGATGGACTACGCGACCGGTGAGCGGGTGGCGTTCGGTGCGCAGGGGGCGCCGCACGCGACACTGTCGGAGGCCCTGCGGGCGTCGTGGGCGATTCCCGGCTGGATGCCGCCGGTCCGGATCGGTGGCAGGCGATATGTCGACGGCGGCGCGGCGTCCACCGCGTCGGCCGACCTGCTGGCCGACCGCGGGCTCGACGAGGTGATCGTGCTGGCGCCCATGGCGTCTCGTGGTCGCGTCCGCGGCCGCGGCCCGGCCGCCCTCGAACGAGCGGTGCTCCGGAACTGGATGAGCGCCGGACTCGACACCGAGTGCGCGGCGCTGGAGGCGTCCGGCACCCGCGTGGTCAGGATCGACGCGACCGCCGACGATCTCGCCGTGATAGGCGCCAACTTCATGGACGACCGACGACGGCTCGCGACCCTCGAACACTCGCTGCGCAGCACCCGGACCGCGGTGGAACGCGCCCTCACGACAGGAGACCGCGCATGA
- the lat gene encoding L-lysine 6-transaminase, producing the protein MSTAVRPAAGDSDLPAGRVHDVLRAHMLADGFDLVLDLETSLGVHVVDLRDGTTYLDMFGFFASSALGMNHPALADDSPFRHELATAAINKPSNSDVYTVPMARFVDTFARVLGDPALPHLFFVDGGTLAVENALKVAFDWKSRSNEAAGRDPALGTRVLHLTEAFHGRSGYTLSLTNTDPTKIARFPKFAWPRIDAPYLAAGRDVAAAEEHALAQARRAFAEHPHDIACFIAEPIQGEGGDHHFRPEFFGRMHELCTAHDALLIFDEVQTGCGLTGTAWAYQQLGVTPDVVAFGKKTQVCGIMAGGRVDEVHDNVFEVSSRINSTWGGNLTDMVRARRILEVIEEDRLIDRARLCGMHLLGRLEELAAAHDAVTEPRGRGLMCAITLPTTEHRDRVVTELREREHVLFLATGGRGIRFRPPLTVTIAELDAAVDALDRTLDSTRP; encoded by the coding sequence ATGAGCACCGCGGTCCGCCCCGCGGCCGGTGACTCGGACCTGCCGGCCGGGCGCGTGCACGACGTCCTGCGAGCGCACATGCTCGCGGACGGGTTCGACCTCGTCCTCGACCTCGAGACCTCGCTCGGTGTCCACGTCGTCGATCTGCGGGACGGCACCACCTATCTCGACATGTTCGGATTCTTCGCGTCGTCGGCGCTCGGGATGAACCACCCCGCCCTCGCCGACGACAGCCCCTTCCGCCACGAACTCGCGACCGCCGCGATCAACAAGCCCAGCAACTCGGACGTCTACACCGTCCCCATGGCCCGGTTCGTCGACACGTTCGCCCGCGTCCTCGGCGACCCCGCGCTGCCGCACCTGTTCTTCGTCGACGGCGGCACCCTGGCGGTGGAGAACGCACTCAAGGTCGCGTTCGACTGGAAGAGCCGCAGCAACGAAGCGGCGGGGCGCGATCCGGCTCTCGGCACCCGCGTGCTGCACCTCACCGAGGCGTTCCATGGCCGCAGCGGGTACACCCTGTCGCTCACCAACACCGACCCCACCAAGATCGCGCGGTTCCCCAAGTTCGCGTGGCCGCGGATCGACGCGCCCTACCTCGCCGCCGGACGGGACGTCGCGGCCGCCGAGGAGCACGCGCTCGCCCAGGCGCGGCGCGCGTTCGCCGAGCACCCGCACGACATCGCGTGCTTCATCGCCGAGCCCATCCAGGGGGAGGGCGGTGACCACCACTTCCGGCCCGAGTTCTTCGGCCGCATGCACGAACTGTGCACCGCGCACGACGCGCTGCTGATCTTCGACGAGGTCCAGACCGGCTGCGGTCTCACCGGCACCGCGTGGGCGTACCAGCAGCTCGGTGTCACCCCCGACGTCGTCGCGTTCGGCAAGAAGACCCAGGTGTGCGGGATCATGGCCGGCGGCCGCGTCGACGAGGTCCACGACAACGTCTTCGAGGTCAGCTCGCGGATCAACTCGACGTGGGGCGGCAACCTCACCGACATGGTCCGGGCCCGGCGCATCCTCGAGGTCATCGAGGAGGACCGGCTGATCGACCGCGCCCGGCTGTGCGGGATGCACCTGCTCGGGCGGCTCGAGGAACTCGCGGCGGCCCACGACGCCGTCACCGAACCGCGCGGACGCGGGCTGATGTGCGCGATCACCCTGCCGACGACCGAGCACCGGGATCGGGTGGTGACCGAACTGCGGGAGCGGGAACACGTGCTGTTCCTCGCGACCGGCGGGCGCGGAATCCGCTTCCGGCCACCGCTGACGGTCACCATCGCCGAACTCGACGCCGCCGTCGACGCCCTGGACCGGACGCTCGACTCGACGCGGCCTTAG
- the amaB gene encoding L-piperidine-6-carboxylate dehydrogenase, which yields MTHPGTGATADRAIAALSRCGATLPEIAGDAGPVPLTARTPIDGSVLAFLHPSTSADIDAAIGRADAAFEVWRTVPAPRRGAVVRRLGELLAEHKSDLADLVTLEAGKIRSEALGEVQEMIDVCEFAVGLSRQLYGRTMASERPGHRLSETWHPLGVVAVISAFNFPVAVWSWNTALALVCGDPVVWKPSETTPLTALACDALLRRAAAEHDAPDGLHHVVLGTSVVGEQLVDDPRIALVSATGSVRMGRAVAPRVAARFGRCLLELGGNNGAVVTPSADLDLTVRAVVFAAAGTAGQRCTTLRRLIVHRSIVDDVTNRIADAYRQLAVGNPFDDGVLVGPLISGAAYHAMHAALDTARGDGGVVVTGGKRVGSGASFYVTPAVVRMPAQTTIVRAETFAPILYVLAYDTLDEAIALHNGVPQGLSSAIFTTDQREAERFLAADGSDCGIANVNIGTSGAEIGGAFGGEKETGGGRESGSDAWKAYMRRATNTVNYSDELPLAQGVEFG from the coding sequence ATGACGCATCCCGGCACCGGCGCGACGGCGGATCGCGCGATCGCGGCACTCAGCCGTTGCGGCGCAACACTTCCCGAGATCGCCGGTGACGCCGGCCCGGTCCCGCTGACGGCGCGGACCCCGATCGACGGCTCCGTGCTGGCGTTCCTGCACCCCAGTACGTCCGCCGACATCGACGCGGCGATCGGACGCGCGGACGCCGCGTTCGAGGTCTGGCGCACGGTGCCCGCGCCCCGGCGTGGTGCGGTGGTTCGCCGGCTCGGGGAACTGCTCGCCGAACACAAGTCGGATCTGGCCGACCTGGTGACGCTCGAGGCCGGCAAGATCCGCTCCGAGGCCCTCGGCGAGGTGCAGGAGATGATCGACGTCTGCGAGTTCGCGGTCGGCCTGTCGCGGCAGTTGTACGGCCGCACGATGGCATCGGAGCGGCCCGGGCACCGGCTGTCGGAGACGTGGCATCCGCTCGGGGTGGTGGCGGTGATCTCGGCGTTCAACTTCCCGGTGGCGGTGTGGTCGTGGAACACCGCGCTCGCGCTGGTGTGCGGGGACCCGGTGGTGTGGAAGCCGTCGGAGACCACGCCGCTCACCGCGCTCGCGTGCGACGCCCTGCTGCGCCGGGCCGCCGCCGAGCACGATGCACCGGACGGCCTGCACCACGTGGTGCTCGGGACCTCGGTCGTCGGCGAGCAGCTCGTGGACGATCCGCGGATCGCGCTCGTGAGCGCCACCGGATCGGTGCGGATGGGCCGGGCGGTGGCGCCGCGGGTCGCGGCCCGCTTCGGCCGGTGCCTGCTGGAACTCGGCGGCAACAACGGGGCGGTGGTGACGCCGTCGGCGGACCTGGATCTCACCGTGCGCGCCGTCGTCTTCGCGGCCGCGGGCACGGCCGGTCAGCGCTGCACGACGTTGCGGCGCCTCATCGTCCACCGCTCGATCGTCGACGACGTGACGAACCGGATCGCCGACGCGTACCGGCAGCTGGCGGTGGGCAACCCGTTCGACGACGGCGTCCTGGTGGGACCGCTGATCTCCGGGGCCGCGTACCACGCCATGCACGCCGCCCTGGACACCGCGCGCGGCGACGGCGGTGTCGTCGTGACCGGCGGCAAACGGGTCGGGTCGGGCGCGTCGTTCTACGTGACACCCGCGGTCGTGCGGATGCCGGCGCAGACGACGATCGTGCGGGCCGAGACGTTCGCGCCGATCCTCTACGTGCTCGCGTACGACACGCTCGACGAGGCGATCGCGCTGCACAACGGCGTCCCACAGGGGCTGTCGTCGGCGATCTTCACGACCGATCAGCGCGAGGCAGAGAGGTTCCTGGCCGCCGACGGCTCCGACTGCGGCATCGCGAACGTCAACATCGGCACGTCCGGCGCCGAGATCGGCGGCGCGTTCGGCGGCGAGAAGGAGACCGGCGGCGGACGCGAATCCGGCTCGGACGCCTGGAAGGCGTACATGCGCCGCGCCACCAACACGGTGAACTACTCGGACGAACTCCCCCTCGCGCAGGGGGTGGAGTTCGGCTGA
- a CDS encoding flavin-containing monooxygenase: MTRHHEVIVVGAGISGVGAVIRLQRMGIDDVLILEKGDALGGTWRDNTYPGCACDVPSALYSYSFAPNADWSRLFAGQNEIREYIERTAAEHRVHERVEFDTELLRAQWDESSRRWMLETSNGAFTANAVIAAAGPWNQPLIPDIPGLDGFTGEVFHSSRWNHDYDLAGKRVAVVGTGASAVQFVPEIAPAVAELHLYQRTAQWVLPKPDTALPAPVRAAMGAAPGASKALRRIQYGIMEALGVGFRNPWMLRVIQQIGRVQLRAQIRDPELRRALTPDYTLGCKRLLMSNTYYPALNRPNVEVHANAVREVRGNVVIGADGGEREVDAVIFGTGFHILDMPIASRVFDGHGRSLDDHWKGSPQAYLGTTVAGFPNAFVLLGPALGTGHTSAFMILEAQLDYLAAAIAAARKAGWTRMEPRPEVQAAFNAEVQQALATTVYNAGGCQSYFLDVNGRNSFNWPWSTGRMRERLRHFDESAYLTSTEAGEKVPS; the protein is encoded by the coding sequence ATGACCCGCCACCACGAGGTGATCGTCGTCGGCGCCGGGATCTCGGGCGTCGGTGCCGTGATCCGGCTGCAGCGCATGGGAATCGACGACGTCCTGATCCTCGAGAAGGGCGACGCCCTCGGTGGAACCTGGCGCGACAACACCTACCCCGGGTGCGCGTGCGACGTGCCGTCGGCGCTGTACTCGTACTCGTTCGCGCCCAACGCCGACTGGAGCCGACTGTTCGCGGGGCAGAACGAGATCCGCGAGTACATCGAGCGGACAGCGGCCGAACATCGGGTTCACGAGCGCGTCGAGTTCGACACCGAGCTGCTGCGCGCCCAGTGGGACGAGTCGTCGCGGCGGTGGATGCTCGAGACGTCGAACGGCGCGTTCACGGCGAACGCGGTCATCGCGGCCGCCGGCCCGTGGAACCAACCGCTGATCCCCGACATTCCGGGGCTCGACGGTTTCACCGGCGAGGTGTTCCACTCCTCGCGCTGGAACCACGACTACGACCTCGCCGGCAAGCGCGTCGCCGTCGTCGGGACCGGGGCGTCGGCGGTGCAGTTCGTACCGGAGATCGCGCCGGCAGTGGCGGAGTTGCACCTGTATCAGCGCACGGCGCAGTGGGTGCTGCCCAAGCCCGACACCGCGCTGCCGGCCCCGGTCCGCGCGGCGATGGGCGCGGCACCGGGAGCGTCGAAGGCGTTGCGGCGCATCCAGTACGGGATCATGGAGGCGCTCGGTGTCGGCTTCCGGAACCCATGGATGCTGCGGGTGATCCAGCAGATCGGCCGCGTGCAGCTGCGGGCGCAGATCCGGGACCCGGAACTGCGCCGGGCGCTCACCCCCGACTACACGCTCGGCTGCAAGCGCCTGCTGATGTCCAACACGTACTACCCGGCGCTGAATCGCCCGAACGTCGAGGTGCACGCGAACGCGGTGCGGGAGGTCCGTGGCAACGTCGTGATCGGCGCCGACGGCGGGGAGCGCGAGGTGGACGCCGTCATCTTCGGCACCGGCTTCCACATCCTCGACATGCCCATCGCCTCCCGGGTGTTCGACGGCCACGGCCGCAGCCTCGACGACCACTGGAAGGGCAGTCCGCAGGCGTACCTCGGCACCACCGTGGCCGGGTTCCCCAACGCATTCGTGCTGCTCGGTCCGGCCCTCGGCACCGGACACACGTCGGCGTTCATGATCCTCGAGGCGCAACTCGACTACCTGGCCGCCGCGATTGCCGCGGCCCGGAAGGCGGGCTGGACCCGGATGGAGCCCCGCCCCGAGGTGCAGGCGGCGTTCAACGCCGAGGTGCAGCAGGCGCTGGCCACCACCGTCTACAACGCCGGCGGCTGCCAGAGCTACTTCCTCGACGTCAACGGGCGCAACAGCTTCAACTGGCCGTGGTCCACCGGCCGGATGCGAGAGAGATTGCGGCACTTCGACGAATCGGCCTACCTGACGTCCACCGAGGCGGGGGAGAAGGTGCCGTCGTGA
- a CDS encoding VanZ family protein, translating to MLFSPGSTVPSGPENSDKVTHALMFAALAVTSRYARIGVAWTAAWLLAFAAVSEVLQGALPIQRSCSVWDAAADAVGVAIGLVVARVLARPLRIPV from the coding sequence ATGCTGTTCTCCCCCGGGTCCACGGTCCCGAGCGGACCGGAGAACAGCGACAAGGTCACCCACGCCCTGATGTTCGCCGCGCTCGCGGTCACGTCCCGCTACGCCCGGATCGGCGTCGCGTGGACCGCCGCGTGGCTGCTGGCGTTCGCGGCGGTGTCGGAGGTTCTGCAGGGCGCGCTACCGATCCAGCGGAGCTGTTCGGTCTGGGATGCGGCGGCCGACGCGGTCGGCGTCGCGATCGGCCTGGTGGTGGCCCGGGTGCTCGCCCGTCCGCTGCGGATACCGGTGTGA
- the hglS gene encoding 2-oxoadipate dioxygenase/decarboxylase → MAEIHELRSRFAAALSRMYGREVPAYTTLVDVTEQVNADFLAANPDTAQRLGSIARVTAERHGAIRVGTPSEMHDVAVLFAGFGMYPVGFYDLREATPPVPVVSTAFRPTDPDELARNPFRVFTSMLTTADRRFFDADLQHRLESFLQRRRLFPDVLLALARRAADDGGLDERQAERFVSLATAVFELSGEPVDRAWYRELEAVSAVAADIGGVSSTHINHLTPRVLDIDDLYARMSARGIAMIDRIQGPPRRSGPAVLLRQTSFRALAEPRSFVERDGSITDGELRVRFGEVEARGIALTPSGRALYDELLDSDPSNVDGLWDKRFPTSEDELEKRGMAYFTYHDGVREPIVYEDFLPKSAAGIFRSNLDRDTTAAAGESGTVYDLGTLADVIGRRVHDPYELYRHQQEQSGGSPA, encoded by the coding sequence ATGGCCGAAATCCACGAGCTACGGTCGAGATTCGCTGCGGCGCTGTCTCGCATGTACGGCCGTGAAGTGCCCGCCTACACGACGCTCGTCGACGTCACCGAACAGGTCAATGCGGACTTCCTGGCGGCGAACCCCGACACGGCGCAGCGACTCGGGAGCATCGCCCGGGTGACCGCCGAGCGGCACGGTGCCATCCGGGTGGGGACGCCGTCGGAGATGCACGACGTGGCCGTCCTGTTCGCCGGTTTCGGTATGTACCCGGTCGGCTTCTACGACCTGCGTGAGGCCACCCCTCCGGTGCCGGTGGTGTCGACCGCTTTCCGCCCGACCGACCCCGACGAGCTGGCCCGCAACCCGTTCCGGGTGTTCACGTCGATGCTCACGACCGCGGACCGCCGCTTCTTCGACGCCGACCTCCAGCACCGACTCGAGTCGTTCCTGCAGCGGCGCCGACTGTTCCCCGACGTGCTCCTCGCCCTGGCCCGGCGCGCGGCGGACGACGGCGGTCTCGACGAGCGGCAGGCCGAGCGTTTCGTCTCGCTCGCGACGGCGGTGTTCGAGTTGTCCGGCGAACCGGTCGACCGCGCGTGGTACCGGGAGCTCGAGGCGGTCTCGGCGGTGGCCGCCGACATCGGCGGCGTGTCGAGCACGCACATCAACCACCTCACCCCCCGGGTGCTCGACATCGACGACCTGTACGCGCGGATGTCGGCGCGCGGGATCGCGATGATCGACCGGATCCAGGGCCCGCCGCGCCGGTCGGGTCCGGCGGTGCTGCTGCGGCAGACGTCGTTCCGGGCCCTGGCCGAGCCGCGCAGCTTCGTCGAGCGGGACGGGTCCATCACCGACGGCGAGCTGCGGGTCCGGTTCGGGGAGGTCGAGGCCCGCGGGATCGCGCTCACGCCGTCCGGGCGCGCGCTCTACGACGAGCTGCTCGACAGCGATCCGTCGAACGTGGACGGGCTGTGGGACAAGCGGTTCCCGACCTCCGAGGACGAACTCGAGAAGCGGGGCATGGCGTACTTCACGTACCACGACGGGGTGCGCGAGCCGATCGTCTACGAGGACTTCCTGCCGAAGTCGGCGGCGGGGATCTTCCGGTCGAACCTGGACAGGGACACGACCGCGGCGGCGGGCGAGTCGGGGACGGTGTACGACCTCGGCACGCTGGCGGACGTCATCGGACGCCGGGTGCACGACCCGTACGAGCTGTACCGGCACCAGCAGGAGCAGTCAGGAGGGAGTCCGGCATGA
- a CDS encoding TetR/AcrR family transcriptional regulator — protein MPRLTRSESQARTRAELLATARDLFLTDGYAATSLEKVADAAGYSKGAVYSNFRGKKELCLEVLDLIHSSKFEEIAALLALDETPDLDAMLARVQDWAERTLGDVEWTMLEFEFIAASRHDPEVTAALASALAMAHGMVLALLNSLTAAMQVRLPIPPEDAARSILSLGVGLGIQRAIDPTISARIVTDNVRALLRQSPPLPDTEAGSR, from the coding sequence ATGCCACGTTTGACCAGATCCGAGAGCCAGGCCCGCACCCGGGCCGAGTTGCTCGCGACCGCCCGCGACCTGTTCCTGACCGACGGTTACGCCGCGACGTCACTGGAGAAGGTGGCCGACGCTGCGGGGTACTCGAAGGGCGCGGTCTACTCCAACTTCCGCGGCAAGAAGGAGTTGTGCCTCGAGGTCCTGGACCTGATCCATTCGTCCAAGTTCGAGGAGATTGCGGCCCTGCTCGCGCTCGACGAGACCCCGGATCTCGACGCGATGCTGGCGCGCGTCCAGGACTGGGCGGAACGGACCCTCGGTGACGTCGAGTGGACGATGCTCGAGTTCGAATTCATCGCCGCGTCCCGTCACGATCCCGAAGTCACGGCGGCGCTCGCCTCCGCCCTTGCGATGGCCCACGGAATGGTTCTGGCGCTGCTGAATTCGCTCACGGCTGCCATGCAGGTCCGGCTGCCGATCCCGCCGGAGGACGCAGCTCGCAGCATCCTCAGCCTCGGTGTGGGGCTGGGTATCCAGCGCGCGATCGACCCCACCATCTCGGCTCGGATCGTCACCGACAACGTGCGCGCGTTGCTCCGCCAGAGCCCGCCTCTCCCCGACACGGAGGCAGGATCCCGGTGA